The sequence GAGCGACGGCACGGCGCGATCCTCCCACGAGTCGGGACCCGTACGTTGCCGCGTGGCGTGGCGACCTGGCGTGCGCGACAGTACGGCCTCGGCCGATATTAGGCTCAGCAGCACCGGCAGCATCCCGCCGGCGTGCCACCAGGTCCGCGCCCCACAAGGGCGCACACCCCCCACAGGAGTCAGCCATGGGCGTATTCGCCACCACCGACGACCCGGGATCCACCGGTCACGAGCAGGTCGTGTTCTGCCAGGACAAGCGGTCCGGCCTCAAGGCGATCATCGGGATCTACTCCACCGCGCTGGGCCCCGCGCTCGGCGGCACCCGGTTCTACCCGTACGCCAGCGAGGAAGAGGCGCTCGCCGACGTGCTCGATCTCTCCCGCGGCATGGCGTACAAGAACGCCCTGGCCGGTCTCGACCTCGGTGGCGGCAAGGCGGTCATCTGGGGCGACCCGGAGCAGCTCAAGAGCGAGCCGCTGCTGCGCGCCTACGGCCGCTTCGTGGAGTCCCTGGGCGGGCGCTACTACACCGCCTGCGACGTCGGCACCTACGTCGCCGACATGGACGTCATCGCGCGCGAGACGCGGTACGTCACCGGTCGCAGCGTGGAGCACGGCGGCGCCGGCGACTCCTCGATCTTGACCGCGTGGGGCGTCTTCCAGGGCATGCGCGCCGCCGCCGAGCACGTCTGGGGCGCTCCGACGCTGGCCGGCCGGCGGGTCGGCGTGGCCGGCCTGGGCAAGGTCGGCAAGTACCTCACCGGCCACCTGCTGGGCGACGGTGCCGAGGTGGTGGCCACCGACGTCAACCCGAAGGCCCTGGAGTGGGTGCGCACCACCCACCCCCAGGTCGAGCTGGTCGACGACACCGCCGCGATGGTCGCCTCCGACATCGACGTGTACGCCCCGTGCGCGCTGGGCGGCGCCCTGAACGACGACACCGTGCCGGTGCTGCGGGCCAAGGTGGTCACGGGCGCGGCGAACAACCAGCTCGCCCACCCGGGCATCGAGAAGATGCTCGCCGACCGGGGCATCCTCTACGCCCCCGACTACGTGGTGAACGCCGGCGGCGTCATCCAGGTCGCCGACGAGATCGAGGGCTTCAACTTCGAGCGGGCCAAGCTGCGGGCGACCCGGATCTACGACACCACCCGGGAGATCCTGCGGCTCGCCGACGACGAGGGCGTGCCGCCCGCGGTGGCCGCGGACCGGCTCGCCGAGCGGCGGATGGCCGAGGTCGGCCGGCTGCGCACCATCCGCCTGCGATGAACATCACGTCGGGGGCGGGCACCGGCTCCGCCCCCGACGCCTGGCGGCAACCCGACTGCCGTTACGCTGGAAATTGGGGTAGTTAGGCCCGATTTGACCGCTGTCACGGCCGACCCCGGGGGCCGCTCCTTACCCGGTACACTTTGTGACGGCCGGATAACTGCGACGCGCAGGGCCGGCAGACGGTAACCCGAGGTGCCGAACGGTGGCATCCCCATGTACCGTAAGAGCCACGAGAGATGCCTGACGTCATCGGGGCCCGCCTTCGGGCTGCCCCGCATTCTGTGCGAGGGGGTCGAGCCATGGGGCGCGGCCGTGCTAAGGCCAAGCAGACAAAGGTGGCGCGGGAGTTGAAGTACCACTCCCCGAACACCGACCTCGCCGCCTTGCAGCGAGAACTCGGCGGCAGCGGCAAGTCGAACCGCGACTTCGACGACGACTACAAAGAGTATGTCGACGACGATGACGAGGACCACGCGGACGAGGACCCGGACACCTGGGTTCGTCCGACCCGCTGACCTCCGGCCACATCTGAGCACGCGGTAAGCCCCGCGTGCTCACGCATGTGCCCTGCGAAAGCCGGCGTACGACCGACGATCAAGGACCTGCCGCACCGGGACACCCCTATGCGGCGGCAGGTCCTTGATCGCGGAGTCGCACCCTCAACGGGGGCGATTGTTCCAGTTGTAGAACGTCGGGATGTTCTCGAAGTGGTTCCACGCGCACACCGCGCTGGCCCCGTCACCACCCGACACCTCCGCCCGCAGCAGCCGCGCGGCCTCGGCCTCGTGGAGCAGTGCGGTCAACCCCACGGCGGCTTCCCGCACCCGCTCGACGACCGGGTCCGGGTCAGCTCTCCCGACGCGCTCAGGCTGCCGGTGACTGGTGTCCTCGGGCATGCTCCAACACTCCCTCCAGTAGGCGGATCTTGCTGTTGCGGCAGTGCTCGGTCTCCGTACCGTCGAAGCGGCCCTGCTCGAAGTAGCGGTTGGCGGCATGGCCACCACCACAGAAGCCGAAGTACGGGCAGGACGACCGACACGCCTCGACGCCGGTGAGGAACTCGGCCACCCAGGGGGTGCGCCCCACGCCGGCCAGGATGTCAGCCAACGGTGTGGTCAGCACGTTGCCGCTGCCGAAGTCGCCGTACCGGGGATCGGTGAAGCCGGCCAGCTCCGGGGAGAGCACGACCACCGAACCGTCGTGGGCGACGGTGGGGATCGGGTCGAGCTGGCGGGGCAGCAGCTCGTCCGCCGTGCCGGTCAGAACGGCTCCGGCGTACCGCAGCGACCACTCCACCTCACGCAGGTGGATCCGCGGATCCCGGCGCCACGCGCCGACCAGCTCCGCCCAGAACCCGGTCACCGCCGCGGCGTCCCGGGCGTTGCTGCGCGTGTTGACCCCTTCGGTCTCCTCGATGTTGATGCCGAGCACGTCGCAGCCGAGGTCGAGGAAGTAGTCGTACAGCTCGGTGGCGAGGCCGGGGCCGGGCCGGGACACCACCGCGAGGGCCGAGAAGGGCAGCCCGTGCCGGCGCAGCGCCGCCACCCCGGCCAGGATCCGGTCGTACGCGGGCCGGCCGCCCCGGGTGACCCGCTCCGCGTTGCGCTCGCGCGGCCCGTCCACGCTGACGCTGACCCGGACGCCGTGCTCGGCGAAGAACGCGCACCAGGCGTCGTCGATCAGCGTGGCGTTGGTCTGGACGTGGTGCTCCACCTCGGGCGCGAACGGGGCGAGCAGAGCCGCCAGGTGCTCCCGGCCGGCCGCGAGGGGCTCCCCGCCGTGCCAGACGACGGAGAAGCGCCCCGCGGCCGCCCACGGGTTCACCGACGCCGCCACCGCCTCGGCGACCGCGACCGGCATCCGCCGGTCCACCGCCCGCATCGGCAGGTAGCAGTAGGCGCAGTCGAGGTTGCAGAGCGTGGTCGGCTGCATCACCACGTACGAGGGAACGGCGGCGATGCCCCGCATCCCGGTGTGCGCACGAGCAGCCATCACCCCTCCCCCGTCAGCCGAAGTGCCCTTCAGGCTAGGCGGCGGTGGCCAGTCGGGTGAACCCCCGATCAGGTGCCTGGATGATCACCAGACAGTGATCAACCGCGGGTGTGGTGACCGATCATCTGCACGTTGCCGGAACCCTCGATGATCTCGCCGGCATGCCAGGCGTCCACGCCCCGGCCGGTCAGGGTGGCCAGCGCGCGGTCGGCGTCCTCGGCGGAGACGACGGCGAACATGCCGACGCCCATGTTGAACGTCGCCTCCATCTCCGGGTCCTCGATCCGGCCCTTGGACTGGATCAGGTCGAAGATCGGCTGCGGCTTCCAGGTCGAGCGGTTGACCACCGCGTCGACGTGCTCGGGCAGGATGCGGACCAGGTTGCCCGGGATGCCGCCGCCGGTGACGTGGGCCAGCGCCCGCACCTCGGCCTCGGCGATCAGCTTGAGGCAGTCCTGCGCGTAGATCTTGGTCGGGGTGAGCAGCTCCTCGCCGAGGGTCCGCTGCCGGCCGAAGTCCTCGATCACCACGTCCAGCCGCATCCGAGCGGCGCCCAGCAGCACGTGCCGGACCAGCGAGTAGCCGTTGGAGTGCAGGCCGGACGAGCGCATCGCGATCACGACGTCGCCCACCTCGACCCGCTCCGACGTGAGGATCTCGCTCTCCTCCACCACGCCCACGCCGGTGGCCGAGATGTCGTACTCGTCCGGGCGCAGCACGCCCGGGTGCTCCGCGGTCTCGCCGCCGAGCAGCGCGCAGCCCGCGTACCGGCAGCCGTCGGCGATGCCCGCGCCGATCTCGGCGACCTTGTCCGGCACGACCTCGCCGGTGGCGATGTAGTCGAGCAGGAAGAGCGGCTCGGCGCCGCAGGCGACCAGGTCGTCGACCACCATCGCGACCAGGTCGATGCCGACCGTGTCGTGGATGTCGAGCTGCTGGGCGATCACCAGCTTGGTGCCCACCCCGTCGGTGGAGGAGGCGAGGATCGGGTTCTTGTACTTCTGCGTGTCCAGCCGGAACAGGCCGGCGAAGCCGCCCAGGTCACCCATGACCTCCGGGCGCCGGGTCTGCTTGACCTTGGACTTCAGCAGCTCGACCGCCCGGTCGCCCGCCTCGATCGACACCCCGGCATCGGCGTACGAGACCGAGCGTTTCCGGGTCGTACGGCCGGTGCCGGCCGTCCAGGGCTGGCGGTCGCCGCCGGCGCCCGTCGGGCTGGTTCCTGCGCCGCTGCGCTCGGACACGTGCGTCACGGTTCTCCCCTTTGTGTTTCTCGCGGGACCGCGCCGGGGCGGCGGACCCGCGTCGGAGGTGCTACGGGTGATGGGTGGCGGCGAATGGTGTGTTGTTGTCTGCGGTGGCCTCGGACGCCTCGGCGGCGACCCGGCGACCCACCCCTTCGAGTACGTGCTTTCCGATCAGGTGCCCGGCCGGCAGCTCGATCGGGTACTCCCCGTCGAAGCATGCCCGGCAGAGCCGTGACTTCGGCTGCTCGGTCGCGGCGATGAGACCGGACAGTGAGACATAACCCAGCGTGTCGGCTCCGATGGACCGCCGGATGCCCTCGTTGTCCAGCCCGTTGGCCAGCAGCTCGGCCCGGGTGGCGAAGTCGATCCCGTAGAAGCAGGGCCAGCTGACCGGCGGGGAGGAGATCCGGACGTGGACCTCCAGGGCGCCGGCCTCGCGCAGCATCCGCACGATGGCCCGCTGGGTGTTGCCGCGGACGATCGAGTCGTCCACCACGACCAGGCGCTTGCCCCGGACGTTCTCCCGCAGCGGGTTCAGCTTGAGCCGGATGCCGAGCTGCCGCAGGGTCTGGGACGGCTGGATGAAGGTGCGCCCGACGTACGGGTTCTTCATCAGGCCCTGGCCGTAGGTGATGCCGGACTCCTCGGCGTAGCCGATCGCGGCCGGGGTGCCGGACTCCGGCACCGGGATCACCAGGTCGGCCTCGACCGGGTGCTCCTTGGCGAGCTGGCGGCCGATCTGCACCCGGGCCGCGTGCACGTTGCGCCCGGCGATGGTGGCGTCCGGGCGGGCGATGTACACGTACTCGAAGAGGCAGCCCTTCGGCTCCGGCGCGGCGAACCGGGTGGAGCGCAGCCCTGCCTCGTCGATGGCGATCAGCTCGCCCGGCTCGACCTCGCGGACCACGCTCGCGCCGACGATGTCCAGCGCGGCGGTCTCGCTGGCCACCACCCAGCCGCGCTCCAGCCGGCCGAGCACGAGCGGGCGCACCCCGTGCGGGTCGCGGGCCGCGTAGAGGGTCGACTCGTCCATGAAGACGAAGCTGAACGCGCCACGCAGCTGAGGCAGCACCTCCAGCGCGGCCGCCTCGACGGAGAGATCCGGCCGGCTGGCCAGCAGCATGGTCACCAGCGAGGTGTCGTTGGTCGAGCCGTCGGAGTCAACGCCCCGGGCGGCTGCCTCGCGCTGGAGCTCGGCGGTGTTGACCAGATTGCCGTTGTGGGCCAGCGCGATCGTGGTGCCGGCGCTGGTCGCCCGGATGGTCGGCTGGGCGTTCTCCCAGGTCGAGCCGCCGGTGGTGGAGTAGCGGGCGTGGCCGATCGCGACGTGCCCGCGCAGGCTGGCCAGGGTCGGCTCGTCGAAGACCTGGGCGACCAGGCCGAGATCCTTGAAGACCACCACGCGCGAGCCGTCGCTCACCGCGATCCCGGCGGCCTCCTGGCCCCGGTGCTGGAGGGCGTAGAGCCCGAAGTAGGTGAGGTTGGCGACCTCTTCGCCCGGCGCCCAGACGCCGAAGACGCCGCACGCGTCCTGCGGGCCGGGTCGCTGTGGGTCAAGGTCGTGGCTCAGCCGGCCATCGCCTCGGGGCACCTGCTGCTCCCTCGCTGGTGTGGACCGGCCTGGTGGAGTCGGGGGGGCACTCCCACGTACAGCCGGACCGTCGTCGCCTGCGAGTGTACGCGAACACGAGTCGATACCGACAGTCACGGAACGCCTGCTCACAGTCACCCCACCTGGGAGCGTCCGCCCAGCTAGAGCGGGAGATGCGCGGAGAGGTCGGCACGCACTCCGCTGACCCGTACGCGACCCTCGGTGACCGCATCCGCCCAGGCCAGGCGCCCGGTGGCCAGTGCCAGCCAGGTGGCCGGGTCCATTTCCACCACGTTTGGCGGTGTTCCTCGGGTGTGTCGCGGCCCGGCCACACACTGCACGGCACCGTAGGGTGGAACCCGCACCTCCACCGATCGGCCGGGGGCGCGCTCCGCAAGGACGGCCAAGAGGGTACGGACCGCCTCCCGGAACACCGGTCGTTCGGGTGTACGCCCCTCATCCAGCGCCGTCAACGCTGCCGCGACCGCGGCGGACTTGATGTGCGGAGAGGACACGAGGGGACGATACGATCGGACCACAATTCGGTCGACGCCGGCCCTGGGTAGAGATGTTCCAGTCAGACAAGGCATAGTTGCCGACGGCGTATTCATACCGTGAGTGATCATTCCCCCGGCCCGGCGGGCCGGACCGGAAGG comes from Micromonospora viridifaciens and encodes:
- a CDS encoding Glu/Leu/Phe/Val family dehydrogenase, which translates into the protein MGVFATTDDPGSTGHEQVVFCQDKRSGLKAIIGIYSTALGPALGGTRFYPYASEEEALADVLDLSRGMAYKNALAGLDLGGGKAVIWGDPEQLKSEPLLRAYGRFVESLGGRYYTACDVGTYVADMDVIARETRYVTGRSVEHGGAGDSSILTAWGVFQGMRAAAEHVWGAPTLAGRRVGVAGLGKVGKYLTGHLLGDGAEVVATDVNPKALEWVRTTHPQVELVDDTAAMVASDIDVYAPCALGGALNDDTVPVLRAKVVTGAANNQLAHPGIEKMLADRGILYAPDYVVNAGGVIQVADEIEGFNFERAKLRATRIYDTTREILRLADDEGVPPAVAADRLAERRMAEVGRLRTIRLR
- a CDS encoding DUF3073 domain-containing protein, whose product is MGRGRAKAKQTKVARELKYHSPNTDLAALQRELGGSGKSNRDFDDDYKEYVDDDDEDHADEDPDTWVRPTR
- the amcA gene encoding multiple cyclophane-containing RiPP AmcA; this encodes MPEDTSHRQPERVGRADPDPVVERVREAAVGLTALLHEAEAARLLRAEVSGGDGASAVCAWNHFENIPTFYNWNNRPR
- the amcB gene encoding cyclophane-forming radical SAM peptide maturase AmcB, with translation MRGIAAVPSYVVMQPTTLCNLDCAYCYLPMRAVDRRMPVAVAEAVAASVNPWAAAGRFSVVWHGGEPLAAGREHLAALLAPFAPEVEHHVQTNATLIDDAWCAFFAEHGVRVSVSVDGPRERNAERVTRGGRPAYDRILAGVAALRRHGLPFSALAVVSRPGPGLATELYDYFLDLGCDVLGINIEETEGVNTRSNARDAAAVTGFWAELVGAWRRDPRIHLREVEWSLRYAGAVLTGTADELLPRQLDPIPTVAHDGSVVVLSPELAGFTDPRYGDFGSGNVLTTPLADILAGVGRTPWVAEFLTGVEACRSSCPYFGFCGGGHAANRYFEQGRFDGTETEHCRNSKIRLLEGVLEHARGHQSPAA
- the purM gene encoding phosphoribosylformylglycinamidine cyclo-ligase codes for the protein MTHVSERSGAGTSPTGAGGDRQPWTAGTGRTTRKRSVSYADAGVSIEAGDRAVELLKSKVKQTRRPEVMGDLGGFAGLFRLDTQKYKNPILASSTDGVGTKLVIAQQLDIHDTVGIDLVAMVVDDLVACGAEPLFLLDYIATGEVVPDKVAEIGAGIADGCRYAGCALLGGETAEHPGVLRPDEYDISATGVGVVEESEILTSERVEVGDVVIAMRSSGLHSNGYSLVRHVLLGAARMRLDVVIEDFGRQRTLGEELLTPTKIYAQDCLKLIAEAEVRALAHVTGGGIPGNLVRILPEHVDAVVNRSTWKPQPIFDLIQSKGRIEDPEMEATFNMGVGMFAVVSAEDADRALATLTGRGVDAWHAGEIIEGSGNVQMIGHHTRG
- the purF gene encoding amidophosphoribosyltransferase — translated: MPRGDGRLSHDLDPQRPGPQDACGVFGVWAPGEEVANLTYFGLYALQHRGQEAAGIAVSDGSRVVVFKDLGLVAQVFDEPTLASLRGHVAIGHARYSTTGGSTWENAQPTIRATSAGTTIALAHNGNLVNTAELQREAAARGVDSDGSTNDTSLVTMLLASRPDLSVEAAALEVLPQLRGAFSFVFMDESTLYAARDPHGVRPLVLGRLERGWVVASETAALDIVGASVVREVEPGELIAIDEAGLRSTRFAAPEPKGCLFEYVYIARPDATIAGRNVHAARVQIGRQLAKEHPVEADLVIPVPESGTPAAIGYAEESGITYGQGLMKNPYVGRTFIQPSQTLRQLGIRLKLNPLRENVRGKRLVVVDDSIVRGNTQRAIVRMLREAGALEVHVRISSPPVSWPCFYGIDFATRAELLANGLDNEGIRRSIGADTLGYVSLSGLIAATEQPKSRLCRACFDGEYPIELPAGHLIGKHVLEGVGRRVAAEASEATADNNTPFAATHHP
- a CDS encoding sterol carrier family protein, which translates into the protein MSSPHIKSAAVAAALTALDEGRTPERPVFREAVRTLLAVLAERAPGRSVEVRVPPYGAVQCVAGPRHTRGTPPNVVEMDPATWLALATGRLAWADAVTEGRVRVSGVRADLSAHLPL